The Pseudobdellovibrionaceae bacterium region CTGCCATTATACAGTGTTTGCTACAAAAGGTTTAAGTGGAAAAAGCATACTTATTTTTAGAAGATGGTTTTTATTTAACAGCGGTTTGGCATGGAAATACAGACAAAGTAGCTGTTGGCGAAATGGTTTTTAACACCTCTCACTCGGGTTA contains the following coding sequences:
- a CDS encoding carbamoyl phosphate synthase small subunit (catalyzes production of carbamoyl phosphate from bicarbonate and glutamine in pyrimidine and arginine biosynthesis pathways; forms an octamer composed of four CarAB dimers) is translated as MEKAYLFLEDGFYLTAVWHGNTDKVAVGEMVFNTSHSG